The following proteins are co-located in the Amphiprion ocellaris isolate individual 3 ecotype Okinawa chromosome 7, ASM2253959v1, whole genome shotgun sequence genome:
- the LOC111579983 gene encoding arf-GAP with Rho-GAP domain, ANK repeat and PH domain-containing protein 1 isoform X3, translating into MNTSDRDMSLPLPGRPKRRYNSLCSDDEMLDDDDPVLWQDTSRSNLQGSVYLPGTTVLAPATTEDSSQLSAVIKMGWLDKNPPQGALYYQRRWVKLDVDYLRYFDNDKEVYSKGIISTAFITNVTSVGELKFEVVTNNRTFIFRSESEADRNNWVTVLQDCTRGRHRRSTMSPGSPLTPDYQGYLELRGLRSKLYTVVALDKVFLYKNMDDYRIGVGITSIEMNVGNVKDTDRRSFDLTTPYRIFSFIAESEQLKDQWVDAMRNAIGEALSNSEVAEKIWAEPSNSSCADCGASKPEWAAINLCVVVCKRCAGEHRGLGPSISKVRSLKMDRKVWTEELIQVFLLLGNERVNSFWAANVPPSEALTPSSCSDDRRRFITNKYRQGKYRKYHPLYGNQKELNNALCINVQCSDVLETLSLIFCGADVNCSTGMASCPSPLSLANAHSQPLQAELISHNLNTELPRSEVGEAMDPVSYQPPPCVSHNGFLFKTASMARAVTERKAKEEFSRRWCTLNDGTFSYYESDRNANPNGSLKSSEIVCLAVDSPEKHGYDCTFELYSESERLYLFGTDDPDSHKQWVKSIAKNFIPASAEPLLRLNFERIGRLKCKDGLNLQTSKVGWFALVGSTLHAYVENSKGEEIHLRKLNELSIQQDNEVLVLVERGRTLYIEGERKLDFSGWCGAIQAAAGSGGDTLSQQQLTETDIPVIVHSCIGYITQCGLTSEGIYRKSGVNSRVAALCERFRRDARSLCLKEGEHQVDDVSNTLKRFFRELEEGLFTSEDASNWLSATAIQDESAKISQYQLLLNRLPRVNKATLQALINHLYCVQRFSELSQMNLHNLAIVFGPTLFQTDGKDYTAGRAIEDLIQHYTLIFEVDEQQLKKQLEEIKVIIKVREKLNTKFPSTEPGGHFICTVYLEEKKGKAEQHVKIPGSMTAAELTCEVLDRRNIPVEANEYWSCWEVSDKEEMERLLHYQERVLPILHSFGTDSHLLIKKHLAIQAMVLFLASKVDASKHGMMKFREERSLLGLGLPSGSFHDRYFILNSTSLRMYKEVRSNRPERDWPVKNLKVYLGVKKRLRPPTCWGLTVVDESKKQEKPERHQWYLCCDTQSEMREWYATFLSIQNDGDVWPVNGLQQTRVSRVLPDTHHGNVSLIPLRGSENEMRNSVAAFSQDPLALFRDIR; encoded by the exons ATGAACACATCAGACAGG GATATGTCGTTGCCACTGCCTGGTCGGCCAAAGAGGCGATACAATTCCTTGTGCAGTGATGATGAGATGTTAGATGATGATGA TCCTGTACTATGGCAGGATACGAGTCGTAGCAACCTGCAAGGCAGCGTCTACTTGCCAGGCACAACCGTACTGGCTCCAGCCACTACAGAAGACAGCTCTCAGCTTTCTGCTGTTATTAAGATGGGTTGGCTGGACAAGAATCCACCTCAAGG GGCGCTTTATTACCAGAGACGCTGGGTGAAGCTAGATGTTGACTATCTAAGATACTTTGACAATGACAAg GAGGTCTATTCTAAGGGGATCATCTCAACAGCCTTCATCACTAATGTGACCAGCGTGGGGGAgctgaaatttgaggttgtcaCAAACAACCgaaccttcatcttcaggtCTGAAAGTGAAG CTGACAGAAACAACTGGGTGACTGTGCTGCAGGACTGCACCAGGGGGCGCCATCGGCGCAGCACCATGAGTCCTGGTTCACCGCTGACCCCAGACTATCAGGGTTATCTGGAGCTGAGAGGATTACGCTCTAAACTATATACTGTTGTCGCCTTAGATAAAGTGTTCCTCTACAAAAACATGGAC gaCTATCGCATTGGAGTAGGTATCACATCCATTGAGATGAATGTAGGAAACGTGAAAGACACAGATCGTCGTAGCTTTGATCTCACCACACCTTATCGCATCTTCAG TTTCATAGCAGAGTCAGAGCAGCTCAAGGACCAGTGGGTGGATGCCATGCGCAATGCCATAGGTGAGGCGTTGTCCAATAGCGAGGTGGCGGAGAAGATCTGGGCGGAGCCTAGCAACAGTTCCTGCGCTGACTGCGGGGCTTCCAAACCAGAATGGGCAGCCATCAATTTGTGTGTGGTGGTCTGCAAACGATGTGCag gagAGCATCGAGGACTGGGTCCTAGCATTTCAAAAGTTCGGAGTCTTAAGATGGACAGGAAAGTCTGGACAGAGGAGCTTATtcag GTGTTTCTGTTGCTGGGCAACGAGCGGGTGAATAGTTTCTGGGCAGCTAATGTTCCGCCAAGTGAAGCCTTAACACCTTCAAGCTGCAGCGACGACAGGCGGCGCTTCATCACCAACAAATACCGCCAGGGCAAATACAGGAAATACCACCCTCTGTATGGAAACCAGAAAGAGCTCAATAAT GCTCTATGCATAAACGTGCAGTGCAGTGATGTGCTGGAGACGTTAAGCCTGATTTTCTGCGGTGCAGATGTGAATTGTTCAACTGGTATGGCAAGTTGTCCCTCCCCTCTCTCACTGGCCAACGCACACTCACAACCCTTGCAAGCGGAGTTGATTAGCCATAATCTCAACACAG AGCTGCCACGATCAGAGGTGGGTGAGGCTATGGATCCAGTATCTTACCAACCTCCACCTTGTGTGTCTCACAATGGCTTCCTGTTCAAAACTGCATCCATGGCTCGGGCTGTCACAGAGCGCAAGGCCAAGGAGG AGTTCAGTCGTCGCTGGTGCACGCTAAATGATGGCACCTTCAGCTACTATGAAAGTGACAGGAACGCAAACCCCAATGGATCTCTAAAGTCTTCAGAGATAGTCTGTTTGGCTGTCGACTCACCTGAGAAACATGG GTATGATTGTACCTTTGAACTCTACTCTGAGTCGGAGCGTCTTTATCTGTTTGGCACAGATGACCCAGACAGCCACAAGCAATGGGTCAAGTCTATTGCCAAG AACTTCATCCCAGCCTCTGCAGAGCCGTTACTGAGATTGAATTTTGAACGGATTGGGCGGCTGAAGTGTAAAGACGGCTTGAACCTACAGACTTCCAAGGTTGGATGGTTTGCTCTGGTGGGCTCCACACTTCATGCCTATGTGGAGAACAGCAAGGGCGAGGAGATCCACCTCCGGAAACTCAATGAACTCT cgattcaacaagacaatgaagttctggttctggtggagAGAGGCAG AACTCTGTAcatagagggagagaggaagctGGATTTTTCTGGCTGGTGTGGGGCCATCCAGGCGGCAGCAGGGAGCGGAGGAGACACGCTaagccagcagcagctcacagagACCGACATACCTGTCATAGTACACAGCTGCATAGGCTACATCACACAGTGCG GTTTGACATCAGAAGGAATTTATCGTAAGAGTGGTGTAAACTCCCGTGTGGCAGCTTTGTGTGAGAGATTCCGTCGTGATGCTCGTAGTCTTTGTTTAAAGGAAGGAGAGCATCAGGTGGATGACGTCTCCAACACACTCAAACGCTTCTTCAGGGAGCTAGAAGAGGGACTGTTCACATCAGAGGACGCCAGCAACTGGCTCAGTGCCACTG CCATTCAGGATGAAAGTGCGAAAATCTCCCAGTACCAGCTCCTGTTGAACAGACTGCCTCGTGTCAACAAGGCTACACTACAAGCCCTTATCAACCACCTGTATTG tgtgcaGCGGTTTTCTGAGCTAAGCCAGATGAACCTTCACAATCTGGCCATAGTGTTTGGTCCCACATTGTTCCAGACTGATGGAAAGGACTACACTGCTGGCCGTGCCATAGAGGACCTCATACAGCACTACACACTCATCTTTGAG GTGGATGAGCAGCAGCTAAAGAAGCAGCTAGAAGAAATCAAAGTTATCATCAAAGTGCGAGAGAAGCTCAACACAAAGTTTCCT AGTACTGAACCTGGAGGCCACTTCATCTGTACAGTGTACCTGGAGGAAAAGAAGGGGAAAGCAGAGCAACACGTCAAG ATCCCTGGTTCCATGACAGCAGCAGAGCTGACATGTGAGGTGTTGGACCGACGAAACATCCCAGTTGAAGCCAACGAGTACTGGAGCTGCTGGGAGGTCAGCGACAAGGAGGAAATGG AACGTCTGCTGCACTATCAGGAGCGAGTCTTACCAATCCTTCACTCCTTTGGCACCGACTCCCATCTGCTCATTAAGAAACACCTTGCTATTCAGGCAATGGTTCTCTTCTTAG CCAGCAAAGTGGATGCATCCAAACACGGGATGATGAAATTCAGAGAGGAGCGAAGCCTTTTGGGATTGGGGCTACCCTCTGGAAGTTTCCATGACCGATACTTCATCCTGAATTCCACATCGCTTAGAATGTACAAGGAAGTCAGA aGTAACCGTCCAGAACGTGATTGGCCAGTGAAAAACCTAAAGGTTTACCTCGGTGTCAAGAAGAGACTCCGTCCTCCCACGTG TTGGGGGCTAACAGTGGTGGATGAGAGCAAGAAACAAGAGAAGCCAGAGAGGCATCAGTG